One Nitrospina watsonii DNA segment encodes these proteins:
- a CDS encoding putative quinol monooxygenase, with protein MAICMTARYQVEPEMVEDCKQTVKDFVKYIRINEPTTLFYMANQEMGHPTRFLHIMIFEDEAAVERHQKSPATKRFVDMIYPAAVEPLEFSEFYILGYKAEYKGTPGT; from the coding sequence ATGGCTATCTGCATGACCGCACGCTACCAGGTGGAACCCGAAATGGTGGAAGACTGCAAGCAAACGGTCAAGGACTTCGTCAAATACATCCGCATCAACGAACCCACGACGCTGTTTTACATGGCCAACCAGGAGATGGGGCACCCGACGCGTTTTCTGCACATCATGATTTTCGAGGATGAGGCCGCGGTGGAAAGACACCAGAAATCCCCGGCCACCAAGCGCTTCGTGGACATGATCTATCCCGCTGCGGTGGAACCGCTGGAGTTCAGCGAATTTTACATTCTGGGATACAAGGCGGAGTACAAGGGAA